AATGATGCACTTTTTGATTCGGACATGAACGAAATGGTTATCGTGAAGGATATAGAAATGTATTCAATGTGCGAACACCATTTACTCCCGTTCCTTGGCAAATGCCATGTAGGATATATTCCTAATGGAAAAGTAATCGGATTATCAAAGATGGCACGTATCGTTGATTACTACGCTCGACGCTTGCAAATTCAGGAACGTTTAACCACTGAAATAGCAAAATGCCTAGAATCAATTACTGGTGCACGTGGTGTGGCTGTAGTGATTGAAGCAAAGCATCTGTGCATGATGATGCGGGGTGTTGAAAAGCAAAACTCAGTAATGACCACTTCAGTTATGCTAGGTGAAATGCGTAATAACCCAACAAGTCGTGCTGAATTCTTAACTTTGACCCAACGCAAGTAATCCTGCTTTCATTTCATGTCGAACATTATTCCAGCGGTAAGCATTTACGGAAAGATGCTGTACCCTGAGAATGTCAGCATGATGATAAATATGATGCTAACAGCAGGAGCCCCTTCGTCGAAAACGTCTCAGAATAATGTGAACTGTCCAATTGGTGGATTTAAATAGTGGCCTGCTATTGGATTTGATGCGGAATATCTGTTAACGGCACCGTACTCTCTTCAATGTAATAAGCTCTCCAACATCAACATGTCAGAGAGCTTATCAATCAATGTTTACTCTTCTTCGCCTGCACGATCACTTACACTGGGCGCGTCTTGATGTACTTCCTCAAGATGCTCAGCCGCAGCTGGTGTAACTGGAGCGTCTGTTGCTCCTTCTGCTTGGGGCTTATCTTTCCACTCAAGCTTCACACGACCTTGTTTATCGATACCGGCAACAAAGACCTCAATCTCTTGGCCTTCTTGCAATACCGATTCAACTTTTTGAGATCGATCACTGCAGATTTGAGAAATATGGAGTAAGCCGTCTTTTCCAGGTAAAAGATTAATAAAAGCACCAAAATCAACAATCTTACTGACCTTGCCTTGATAAGTTTGACCTACCTCAATTTCGGCAATTAATGCTTTAATTTGCTTTTGTGCTTCTTCCAAGGCATTCATATCTGGAGAAAACAATTGAACTACGCCTGTATCATCAATATCTATAG
This sequence is a window from Legionella cherrii. Protein-coding genes within it:
- the folE gene encoding GTP cyclohydrolase I FolE; translation: MEKLYKELLTQLGEDITRQGLVDTPARAANAIRYLTKGYNENLDDIINDALFDSDMNEMVIVKDIEMYSMCEHHLLPFLGKCHVGYIPNGKVIGLSKMARIVDYYARRLQIQERLTTEIAKCLESITGARGVAVVIEAKHLCMMMRGVEKQNSVMTTSVMLGEMRNNPTSRAEFLTLTQRK